A window from Culex pipiens pallens isolate TS chromosome 3, TS_CPP_V2, whole genome shotgun sequence encodes these proteins:
- the LOC120420934 gene encoding platelet binding protein GspB-like — protein MLVSEAKPEEDEPAEESEEVVTEVTEVTVTKLDEKIVEAKAISPVVEAKHVEVEKPASPVSEAKPEEDEPAEESEEVVTEVTEVTVTKLDEKIVEAKAISPVVEAKPVEVEKPASPVSEAKPEEDEPAEESEEVVTEVTEVTVTKLDEKIVEAKAISPVVEAKPVEVEKPASPVSEAKTEEYEPYLQSDFGESTEIDESEKTDSKLEKNSLKLQLSETSLETEQTYQTEILRKTMVLESGHAFEAFKRRESDAERAEKLELSAPSDPSDISEELRKDEPRFEDTRKSSLSAVEGSLYDDDSPLLTDFTTSSITYVSERIDSSSLELMAGDSFADFLKVTTLPSKTEDKKVEAHSPSSCVSYATTISETIGSYTQEMDRAEYTGGSIQQDVPTEYERSVSISDNAASDFSTESATKYNLPYDTESDSHEVGTGLAKQRDDRMKNEDLQEIKQVKSCKLMSIDPRHESASPQSDVTEYTESVSYVESIIDSTNYDNALKLKEKQKELQKQDEKVDTQEKFMIDGEKEETMRVSSIKSVAEKKEQTQVKKKPKTKATVTKLSLQKQTPIEISKQSSKTVDIKSGSKSVEYSSSTSRTTTVTRSYTSTRTHGYMQSTLSRDQKVLKPLNLTESTHSSPVRSTYRTTSTTTSTTTAQSAVEKKARSSRETSSSRSEATATKPVSKSEPASSSSAVKKQEPKPAVQSTKYTRTSADRSDRTGGRSSSSSVTSSTSRYHRSRKSSEPTDKPQPVTIKKADKDQANIATKTTTTASKMTKERANKSLIPVKVQPSGKASPKKEPAVKMTVDKSPAKTPRKPLDGRTKETVIVKTTSARSSDVSTDVQKITSTSSKIGFVKTAPRLTKTVHTSGDSKRDDTYRCKSAMHYSYKDAVAFDHAEIPSSLPSSPSRLNKSSSNSTNVLTSEVFTRTIDSSKSIEVIYRQPSTSNELIRKINEYRYNDIDLTTDSSLSDSIALPSSSSEHEGEGLGNKRKRSGSPASPKAAHTTTSSASSSTTTTTRKQAQIMQSSEQRYRKSDIWMRSAGPTSSEVMPDADDEIYQALHAADRRTVASLDAIVMESRISPILDFRASTPPRLKYKFDYDSSLFTDDKHEEDLHASTSYEGEDYLNLVHSEASNLVDSILEQSVSIVSHSQAQGNGIGVDAQAQSESEQYAIRSDILSSNEADQVVKSPTIESMSGKSFDDNISNPDYDSSEANQQMAAATVGITKTAEVVELCLPVGGDVMQQERRDKKIERRYARLSSEIEPEELSDKNREYDEAIAQIKDEVSGLQSEFSKMSWDESMSATTGDFGSSTPDHDLQETDMQPQSEITIPKPTPRSQTNLAAEVATDASVATASSSVTTTTATSTTTASSSAAAVAPSLTTSEAITTVKTTEEPASGELSELSSSQEPLPVPKPRTSISSRTDTQTRSSIIESFDQPEDSIEQYPEPSSTNQRQESVTSEDLSAAAGGPQRSSIDFETSDEEQPATKFYIGERSSDVITRTSLDKRSDFAFDNVGYECSQDSGAEEPSDNFKAFREKVLEEDGFTLKSLQEVESGTALDEEVRAEVIEVIEGVAEKPFELDFEKPKESARQPVVHSPIEPQQATLVEGAVPAKLDRFECAEEVKEHTTKRTIDELVIEKTLEEIKESLDAVQEELIESVIDGQLIKQSPSEFEFKVLPSSKHAQDPIYEAHQEEVVTTTTILTEIKAPSVEEQKASDTDSKETSYESAKQEEPAASDSSVAKLEVSARPHRASHQPKGSRWSATDIDSSGESHYQSFEHTDSSRPLSTDVDNLMQYGSSEYETAQDHSFIPASTEFHSAVSTLNSYNAESSHDSMKSFDSESSGHLASNESEATETLVPSTMDIDFDSSDAAALIHDDSEDDLREKLLLDDKEELSSVSSAIPVAMKRSQEMIFTADFKEDMLEDTPDVFQLHDEVELVALEQAEKLSSSIGNALDLVEAMKASSLEDVKTECIDDSRLGTSMEDGSILSISLSSASNLETIMENLPDKLDSLPTHVEIGLDAITPVAGSSKDILGDITLTSTVVREGDVNFLNTQATTEITAAVSEIKEVTEEAIKKRGHKRSESTAITGKLLEEIAAEARDSLDSQEESASQEASKPPSLERDEVREESSDSDYDRYESEYSRSFRAPLIQSQKKKKDIKTEGFEIEIEHDRRNSFSPSSSVIETIVEDVHAEIEQGDEAQQIMEIKKEQLQEYQQSSAQLIPDIQVTEDVQQGEASAVKEEVASSSKTVTVTEPSDPKIQFAKQEEFKISEEQYQEMIEQRYKSKMADITTKYDYEADDKDDSAGSDSFEMLEQPDISDEFVIVEEVAREAHECDTEGKSVSIKPIKKEKKHDEEVEKILVKSAPAHTNAGSMYANMREDMMYQFEESPPTGGEEVDPSGVTMDLLNNGYPLEESKRWVEMQLAETQNFRYPYEDRLEDIKEEDTDFEVGSSRIGSIKDSFSSTPDYDLLAKRLASREHDDISMSSLQEFESLEQVISLENRKMQQGSQDSLSNGSFTRRFLARSHGDDISLSSLKEFEGLETACIEAHLIEIKAKEEAALLLSRSDESNKSDRSNGAKRSPPTNGAVVKATTTTTSVTSGPETSTRVETRTVTTEVGKDTSSTTTTATTTVTTISQESQVKHAFDEEDTSHLLTVSTDSLQKLTQDKETLPSAHSSSDSLEINNKNNVDAMTSSIDSIEFSRAGVITTRSSRSDSIEQMALQQPQRSDSTDSIEFQHAVMSRTSETKRDSLDSLPYSSEAKSGFSSPTKPVSGQRVVTESVAVAGTSSSYQYTASMQSGMTKDISVDSLTGQDAFLTSTESLETSSTATNATYQNETDSQMSSSVTSCGSITMVDTLDNIGDLDNFGLQESVTFMSSSSTVASSSQQQQQQQYQQQQQTTQILRSTSSTTSTTSTAAIARGEFPISEIELLSRQMYPGDLTHDDTKESPKEKLQSKTTEKED, from the exons tgtctgaagccaagccagaagaggatgagccagctgaagaatcagaagaagttgtgactgaggtcactgaagtcactgtaaccaaacttgacgaaaagattgttgaagcaaaggccatttctccggtggttGAGGCCAAGCatgttgaggttgagaaaccagcctcaccagtgtctgaagccaagccagaagaggatgagccagctgaagaatcggaagaagttgtgactgaagtcactgaagtcactgtaaccaaactcgatgaaaagattgttgaagcaaaggccatttctccggtggtcgaggccaagcctgttgaggttgagaaaccagcttcaccagtgtctgaagccaagccagaagaggatgagccagctgaagaatcagaagaagttgtgactgaggtcactgaagtcactgtaaccaaacttgacgaaaagattgttgaagcaaaggccatttctccggtggtcgaggccaagcctgttgaggttgagaaaccagcttcaccagtgtctgaagccaagaCAGAAGAGTATGAGCCATATCTTCAATCCGACTTTGGAGAATCTACTGAAATTGATGAATCTGAAAAGACCGACTCAAAATTGGAAAAGAATAGCTTGAAATTGCAACTTAGTGAAACATCACTTGAAACTGAGCAAACCTATCAAACggaaatcttaagaaaaactATGGTACTGGAATCTGGCCACGCTTTTGAAGCATTCAAAAGACGTGAATCAGATGCGGAACGAGCCGAAAAGCTAGAACTCTCCGCACCATCTGATCCTTCAGATATTTCGGAAGAACTCAGGAAGGACGAGCCACGATTCGAGGATACAAGAAAGAGTTCGCTTTCTGCCGTGGAGGGTTCATTATATGACGACGACTCGCCGTTACTGACCGACTTTACGACTTCATCGATTACGTATGTTAGTGAACGAATTGATTCGTCTTCGCTTGAGCTTATGGCCGGAGACAGTTTCGCAGATTTTCTTAAGGTAACGACATTACCCAGTAAAACTGAGGATAAAAAGGTGGAAGCGCACTCGCCGAGTTCATGCGTTTCTTATGCAACGACCATAAGTGAAACAATTGGATCGTATACGCAAGAAATGGACAGAGCAGAATATACCGGTGGATCAATTCAGCAAGATGTTCCGACCGAGTATGAACGTTCAGTTTCCATCAGTGACAATGCTGCATCAGATTTCTCAACTGAGTCGGCCACCAAGTATAACTTGCCCTACGACACTGAATCGGACAGCCATGAGGTCGGTACGGGTTTGGCAAAACAACGAGATGATCGAATGAAAAACGAAGATTTGCAAGAGATAAAGCAAGTGAAATCGTGTAAACTCATGTCAATTGATCCCCGCCATGAGTCTGCCTCGCCACAAAGTGATGTTACGGAATATACGGAGAGTGTATCATATGTAGAGTCAATTATTGACAGTACAAATTACGACAACGCCTTAAAGCTGAAGGAAAAACAGAAAGAATTGCAAAAGCAGGACGAAAAGGTCGATACTCAGGAAAAGTTTATGATTGATGGCGAGAAAGAGGAAACAATGAGAGTTTCTAGCATAAAATCCGTTGCCGAAAAAAAGGAACAAACTCAGGTAAAGAAAAAACCCAAAACAAAAGCCACTGTAACTAAATTAAGTCTACAAAAGCAAACGCCTATTGAAATTTCGAAGCAATCGAGCAAAACCGTTGATATCAAGTCTGGTTCCAAGAGTGTCGAATACTCGTCCAGCACAAGTCGAACAACAACGGTTACTCGCTCATACACCAGCACCAGGACGCACGGTTATATGCAATCAACATTGTCGCGGGACCAAAAGGTATTGAAGCCGCTTAATCTGACTGAATCGACGCATTCTTCGCCCGTGAGATCTACCTATCGCACCACCTCGACGACAACATCAACTACAACTGCACAGTCTGCCGTCGAGAAGAAAGCCAGATCTTCCAGAGAAACTTCCAGTAGCAGATCCGAGGCGACTGCCACAAAGCCTGTCAGCAAGTCTGAACCAGCCTCCAGTTCAAGTGCTGTGAAAAAACAAGAGCCTAAACCAGCTGTGCAAAGCACCAAATATACCCGAACTTCTGCCGATCGTTCAGATCGAACAGGAGGCCGTTCGTCGTCTTCGTCCGTCACCAGCAGCACCAGTCGCTATCACCGCTCCAGGAAGTCATCCGAGCCGACCGACAAACCACAACCGGTGACGATCAAAAAGGCCGACAAGGATCAAGCTAATATTGCTACCAAAACAACCACCACTGCTTCCAAAATGACAAAAGAGCGCGCCAACAAAAGCTTGATTCCGGTCAAAGTGCAGCCAAGTGGCAAAGCATCACCGAAAAAGGAACCAGCAGTGAAGATGACCGTAGATAAATCCCCAGCAAAAACCCCGAGAAAACCATTAGATGGTAGAACTAAAGAAACTGTGATAGTAAAGACCACTAGTGCCAGGTCTTCTGATGTATCCACCGATGTGCAAAAGATTACGTCCACGTCCAGCAAGATCGGGTTCGTCAAAACCGCACCACGGTTGACGAAAACAGTACACACGTCCGGTGATTCGAAGCGCGATGATACGTACCGGTGCAAATCTGCCATGCACTATTCGTACAAAGATGCCGTTGCGTTCGACCACGCAGAGATTCCGTCTTCGTTGCCGTCTAGTCCGAGCCGTCTCAATAAGAGTTCCTCCAACAGTACAAATGTTCTGACTAGTGAAGTATTTACACGCACAATCGACTCGTCCAAATCTATCGAAGTGATTTACCGTCAACCGTCGACCTCGAACGAACTGATACGTAAGATCAACGAGTACCGCTACAATGACATTGACCTGACCACTGACTCTAGCCTGTCGGACTCGATCGCGCTGCCTTCTTCGTCGTCCGAGCACGAGGGTGAAGGGCTGGGCAACAAACGCAAACGCTCCGGAAGTCCAGCATCGCCCAAGGCTGCTCACACTACGACTTCGTCTGCGTCCTCGTCCACGACGACCACGACCCGCAAGCAGGCCCAAATCATGCAATCAAGCGAGCAAAGATATCGCAAGTCGGACATTTGGATGCGGTCCGCCGGGCCAACGTCGTCGGAAGTGATGCCCGACGCCGACGATGAGATCTATCAGGCGTTGCACGCCGCCGATCGACGCACGGTTGCATCCCTCGACGCGATCGTGATGGAGAGTCGCATCTCGCCGATACTCGATTTCCGTGCATCGACACCGCCCCGTCTGAAGTATAAGTTTGATTACGATAGTTCCCTGTTTACAG ATGACAAACATGAAGAAGATTTACACGCGTCAACAAGCTACGAAG GCGAAGATTATCTAAATTTAGTACACTCGGAAGCTAGTAACTTAGTTGATAGTATACTGGAGCAAAGTGTGTCGATCGTCAGCCATTCCCAGGCTCAGGGCAATGGCATCGGCGTCGACGCACAAGCCCAGTCCGAAAGTGAACAGTACGCGATCCGTAGCGATATACTGTCCTCGAACGAGGCCGACCAGGTCGTAAAGTCGCCCACCATTGAGTCCATGTCAGGCAAGTCGTTCGACGATAACATTAGCAATCCCGACTACGACAGTAGCGAGGCTAACCAGCAGATGGCCGCAGCTACCGTGGGCATTACCAAAACCGCTGAGGTAGTGGAACTATGTCTACCCGTTGGCGGTGACGTAATGCAGCAGGAACGCCGCGACAAAAAGATCGAGCGACGATACGCGCGTCTGTCGTCGGAAATCGAGCCGGAAGAGTTGTCGGACAAGAACCGCGAATACGACGAGGCCATTGCCCAGATCAAAGATGAAGTTTCGGGCCTGCAGAGCGAATTTTCCAAAATGAGCTGGGATGAGAGCATGTCCGCTACCACCGGTGATTTCGGTTCCAGCACGCCCGATCACGACCTGCAAG AAACAGATATGCAACCACAATCAGAAATAACCATTCCAAAGCCAACGCCGCGATCGCAAACTAATCTGGCCGCTGAAGTTGCCACTGATGCATCCGTTGCAACTGCTAGCAGCAGCGTCACTACTACTACTGCCACGTCAACCACTACTGCTAgctcttctgctgctgctgttgccccCTCACTAACCACCTCCGAAGCGATAACCACGGTCAAAACCACGGAGGAACCCGCCTCCGGCGAACTGAGCGAGCTGTCCAGCAGTCAGGAGCCGCTGCCGGTGCCGAAACCCCGCACCAGTATCTCGTCCCGCACGGACACCCAGACGCGGTCCAGCATCATCGAGTCGTTCGACCAGCCGGAAGACTCGATCGAGCAGTACCCGGAACCTAGCAGCACCAACCAACGGCAGGAATCGGTCACGTCCGAAGACCTGTCCGCAGCTGCCGGCGGACCCCAGCGCAGCTCGATTGATTTTGAAACCAGCGACGAAGAACAACCGGCGACCAAGTTCTACATTGGCGAGCGCAGCAGCGATGTCATCACGCGAACGTCCCTCGACAAACGGTCGGACTTTGCGTTCGACAACGTTGGCTACGAGTGCTCGCAGGACTCGGGCGCGGAAGAACCCTCGGACAACTTTAAGGCGTTCCGCGAGAAGGTGCTGGAAGAGGACGGGTTCACGCTCAAGTCGCTGCAGGAGGTCGAAAGCGGAACGGCACTCGACGAAGAGGTACGAGCCGAGGTGATCGAAGTCATTGAGGGAGTCGCCGAAAAGCCGTTCGAGCTTGATTTCGAAAAACCGAAAGAATCTGCTCGCCAACCGGTTGTTCACTCTCCTATCGAGCCACAGCAGGCAACGCTGGTCGAAGGTGCCGTACCCGCTAAACTAGATCGTTTCGAGTGCGCTGAGGAAGTTAAAGAGCATACCACAAAACGCACCATCGACGAGCTGGTGATCGAGAAAACGTTGGAAGAAATCAAGGAATCACTCGATGCCGTGCAGGAAGAGTTGATCGAATCGGTCATCGATGGACAGCTTATCAAGCAATCCCCATCGGAGTTTGAGTTCAAGGTGTTGCCATCCAGCAAACACGCACAAGATCCCATCTACGAAGCACACCAGGAAGAAGTGGTAACAACCACAACGATTCTCACGGAAATCAAGGCACCCTCTGTTGAAGAGCAAAAGGCCTCCGATACCGATTCCAAGGAAACATCGTACGAGTCGGCAAAGCAGGAAGAACCCGCTGCCTCCGACAGCTCGGTAGCCAAACTGGAAGTATCCGCCCGGCCGCACCGAGCTTCGCATCAGCCCAAGGGAAGCCGCTGGTCTGCCACCGATATCGACAGCTCCGGCGAAAGCCACTACCAGAGCTTTGAACATACCGACAGTAGCCGGCCGCTGTCCACCGACGTGGACAACCTGATGCAGTACGGCTCATCCGAGTACGAAACCGCACAGGATCATTCCTTTATCCCGGCATCCACCGAGTTTCACAGTGCAGTCAGCACACTGAACTCGTACAACGCTGAAAGCTCGCACGACAGCATGAAGAGTTTCGACTCGGAAAGTTCCGGCCACTTGGCGAGCAATGAGTCCGAGGCAACCGAAACGTTGGTCCCATCAACGATGGACATTGATTTCGACTCGTCGGATGCAGCAGCGCTGATTCATGACGATTCCGAGGACGATTTGCGCGAAAAACTGCTGCTTGACGACAAGGAAGAGCTTTCGTCCGTGTCCAGCGCCATTCCGGTGGCGATGAAACGTTCGCAAGAGATGATCTTTACAGCTGATTTCAAGGAAGACATGCTGGAGGATACACCGGATGTCTTCCAGCTGCACGACGAGGTCGAACTGGTAGCACTGGAGCAAGCCGAGAAGCTTAGCTCCAGCATTGGAAACGCGCTGGATTTGGTTGAAGCGATGAAGGCTTCCAGCTTGGAGGATGTCAAGACCGAATGCATCGATGATTCGAGGCTGGGCACGAGCATGGAAGACGGCAGCATTCTTTCCATCAGCTTATCGAGTGCATCGAATCTGGAAACCATCATGGAGAACCTGCCCGACAAGCTGGACAGCCTGCCTACCCACGTTGAAATAGGACTGGATGCAATTACACCGGTCGCTGGAAGCTCGAAGGACATTCTCGGAGACATTACGCTAACGTCGACAGTTGTCAGGGAAGGTGATGTGAACTTTTTAAACACGCAAGCTACAACCGAAATTACCGCCGCTGTAAGCGAAATCAAGGAAGTGACGGAAGAGGCAATCAAAAAACGAGGCCACAAACGCTCGGAAAGCACGGCCATCACCGGGAAACTACTCGAGGAAATTGCAGCCGAAGCGCGTGACTCGCTAGACTCGCAGGAGGAATCTGCTTCGCAGGAAGCATCCAAACCGCCGAGTTTGGAACGCGACGAGGTTCGCGAAGAGTCCTCCGACTCGGATTACGACCGCTACGAGTCCGAGTATTCGCGTTCGTTCCGAGCTCCGCTGATTCAGTCgcaaaagaagaagaaggacATCAAAACCGAAGGGTTCGAGATTGAGATCGAGCACGACAGACGCAACTCGTTCTCGCCGTCGAGCTCGGTCATCGAGACCATCGTCGAGGATGTGCACGCCGAGATTGAACAGGGCGATGAGGCGCAGCAGATTATGGAAATCAAAAAGGAGCAGCTGCAGGAATATCAGCAGAGCTCGGCGCAGCTCATCCCGGACATTCAGGTGACCGAAGATGTGCAACAGGGCGAGGCCTCGGCCGTCAAGGAAGAAGTGGCTTCAAGCTCGAAAACGGTTACGGTCACGGAGCCGAGTGATCCGAAAATTCAGTTTGCCAAACAGGAAGAGTTTAAGATTAGCGAAGAGCAATACCAGGAGATGATCGAGCAGCGGTACAAGTCAAAGATGGCCGACATAACTACGAAGTACGATTACGAAGCGGACGATAAGGATGATTCGGCGGGTTCGGATTCGTTCGAGATGCTGGAGCAGCCGGACATTTCTGATGAGTTTGTAATTGTTGAGGAGGTGGCACGCGAAGCGCATGAGTGCGATACGGAAGGTAAGAGCGTTTCGATCAAGCCTATCAAGAAGGAGAAGAAACACGACGAGGAGGTGGAGAAGATACTGGTGAAGTCGGCACCAGCACATACCAATGCGGGATCGATGTACGCAAATATGCGCGAAGATATGATGTATCAGTTTGAGGAGAGTCCACCAACCGGCGGTGAGGAGGTTGATCCTTCCGGGGTGACGATGGATCTCTTGAACAACGGATATCCACTGGAGGAAAGCAAACGGTGGGTCGAGATGCAGCTGGCTGAAACGCAAAACTTCCGCTATCCGTACGAGGACAGGCTGGAAGATATTAAGGAAGAGGACACAGATTTCGAAGTTGGCAGTAGCCGGATTGGCAGTATTAAGGATTCGTTCTCCAGCACACCGGATTACGATTTGTTGGCGAAGAGATTGGCATCCAGGGAGCACGATGACATCTCGATGAGCAGCCTGCAGGAGTTTGAAAGTTTGGAACAGGTGATCTCGCTGGAGAACCGTAAGATGCAGCAGGGTTCGCAGGATTCGCTGAGCAATGGAAGTTTCACGAGACGGTTCCTGGCGCGCAGCCACGGTGATGATATTAGCTTGTCTAGTTTGAAGGAGTTTGAGGGACTGGAGACTGCATGTATCGAAGCACATTTGATCGAGATCAAGGCCAAGGAAGAAGCTGCACTGCTGCTGTCGCGATCGGACGAATCAAACAAGTCGGATAGGTCGAACGGTGCAAAACGGAGTCCACCCACGAATGGAGCGGTCGTGAAGGCAACTACAACGACGACTTCCGTCACGTCGGGACCGGAGACGAGCACACGGGTTGAGACGAGAACCGTTACCACTGAGGTAGGCAAGGATACGTCATCTACAACGACCACCGCTACAACGACCGTAACGACAATCTCGCAGGAGAGTCAAGTCAAGCATGCTTTTGATGAGGAGGATACCTCACATTTGCTGACCGTGTCCACGGATAGTTTGCAAAAGCTCACCCAGGACAAGGAAACACTCCCGTCGGCCCATTCCAGCAGCGACAGCCTGGAGATCAACAACAAGAACAATGTTGACGCCATGACCAGCAGCATCGACTCGATAGAGTTTTCCAGGGCTGGAGTCATCACGACGCGCTCGTCACGGTCTGACTCGATCGAGCAGATGGCACTGCAGCAGCCCCAGCGTAGCGACAGTACGGACTCGATCGAGTTCCAGCATGCAGTGATGTCGAGGACCAGCGAAACCAAGCGTGACTCGCTGGACTCGTTGCCGTACAGTTCCGAAGCGAAGAGTGGATTCAGCAGTCCAACGAAGCCGGTAAGTGGCCAACGAGTTGTGACGGAAAGCGTCGCCGTTGCCGGAACAAGCTCGAGCTATCAGTACACCGCGTCGATGCAATCCGGCATGACGAAGGATATCTCCGTGGATTCGCTCACCGGACAGGACGCCTTCCTGACCAGTACCGAGAGCTTGGAGACCAGCTCGACCGCTACGAACGCGACCTATCAGAACGAAACAGACTCGCAGATGTCGTCGAGCGTAACCAGCTGCGGTTCGATCACGATGGTCGACACGCTGGACAACATTGGAGATTTGGACAACTTTGGGCTGCAGGAAAGCGTAACGTTCATGAGCAGCAGCAGTACGGTGGCAAGCAGCtcccagcaacagcagcagcagcagtatcaacaacaacaacagacgACCCAAATACTGCGCAGTACTTCATCCACTACGTCTACGACTTCGACCGCGGCCATCGCCAGAGGAGAGTTTCCGATTTCGGAAATCGAACTGTTAAGTAGACAAATGTATCCAG GGGACTTGACACACGACGACACGAAGGAGTCGCCAAAGGAGAAGCTTCAAAGc AAAACGACTGAAAAGGAGGACTAA